The following are encoded in a window of Citrobacter freundii genomic DNA:
- a CDS encoding APC family permease, with the protein MSKIKKLSLTDLVLYGLVFMVPIAPVSLYGVVYNLSHGMVALVYIIGAIAMFFTAHSYATLSKHISSSGSAYTYAGVCINPAVGFITGWILLLDYLLFPTLVAVLGGVAVHAILPQIPIWLWPLIYVAIGTGVNYLGIQQTAKFDKLLVFIQLGILAIFVVLISRLLMLDSSPVTFSFKPFFDSQWFTPGLIATAISVAALNFLGFDAISTLSEESEGGGKAVSKATLLALVLATVLFIIVVTFAAFATGNIASFADGTATNEAFFTIAGDVGGIWLKVAFSIIVAFVCAVGNIITAQTAVSRVLFSMGRDNMLPRFLAHVHSKRKTPDYAILFTGAVTLILSYLFSGKIESISTLVNFGALFAFFVVNLCVFVLYNVKMKQHRRLFPHIISPVIGMVVIGYVCMNMNIHALTLGAIWTTLGLAILWYRKANKQDINIDLEGQKLLD; encoded by the coding sequence ATGAGTAAAATTAAAAAATTATCACTTACTGACCTGGTCCTGTACGGTTTGGTGTTTATGGTTCCCATCGCACCGGTCTCTCTCTACGGCGTTGTCTATAATCTGTCCCATGGCATGGTCGCACTGGTCTATATCATAGGCGCGATTGCGATGTTTTTCACCGCACACAGTTACGCAACATTATCAAAACACATCTCATCCTCCGGTTCAGCCTATACCTATGCAGGTGTTTGTATAAACCCTGCGGTTGGATTTATTACCGGTTGGATTTTGCTGTTGGATTACCTGCTATTCCCAACGCTAGTCGCTGTTTTAGGCGGTGTTGCTGTGCATGCCATTCTTCCACAGATACCTATTTGGCTCTGGCCTTTAATTTACGTTGCAATCGGGACGGGAGTTAATTATCTGGGCATACAGCAAACGGCAAAATTTGACAAACTGCTGGTCTTTATCCAACTCGGTATCCTGGCTATTTTTGTGGTGCTGATTTCACGCCTGCTGATGCTGGACAGTAGTCCTGTGACATTCTCTTTTAAACCGTTTTTCGACTCTCAATGGTTTACACCCGGATTAATTGCAACCGCAATTTCCGTCGCGGCACTTAACTTCCTGGGGTTTGACGCAATCAGCACCTTAAGTGAAGAGAGCGAAGGCGGCGGCAAGGCGGTCAGTAAAGCCACACTTCTCGCACTGGTTCTCGCTACCGTACTATTTATTATTGTGGTGACATTTGCCGCATTTGCCACGGGCAATATCGCCAGTTTTGCCGACGGTACTGCGACGAACGAGGCCTTTTTCACTATCGCAGGCGACGTCGGTGGCATCTGGCTCAAAGTTGCCTTTTCTATCATCGTGGCGTTCGTTTGTGCCGTAGGCAACATCATCACCGCGCAAACGGCCGTTTCTCGCGTTCTGTTCTCAATGGGACGAGACAATATGCTGCCTCGTTTTTTGGCGCACGTTCACAGCAAAAGAAAAACGCCCGACTACGCCATTTTGTTCACCGGGGCCGTAACGCTGATACTCAGCTACCTGTTTTCCGGGAAAATTGAATCCATATCAACGCTTGTCAACTTTGGCGCGCTCTTCGCCTTCTTCGTGGTGAATTTGTGCGTATTCGTACTCTACAACGTAAAGATGAAACAACATCGACGCCTTTTCCCCCACATTATATCACCCGTGATAGGCATGGTGGTCATCGGCTACGTATGCATGAATATGAACATACATGCGCTAACGCTGGGGGCAATCTGGACGACCCTTGGTCTGGCCATTTTGTGGTATCGGAAAGCGAACAAGCAGGATATCAACATCGATCTTGAAGGCCAAAAGCTGTTGGACTAA
- the sufS gene encoding cysteine desulfurase SufS codes for MTFPIEKVRADFPVLTREVNGLPLAYLDSAASAQKPNQVIDAEAEFYRHGYAAVHRGIHTLSAQATEKMENVRKLASLFINARSAEELVFVRGTTEGINLVANSWGTSNVRAGDNIIISEMEHHANIVPWQMLCARVGAELRVIPLNADGTLQLDTLPTLFDERTQLLAITHVSNVLGTENPLAEMIALAHQHGAKVLVDGAQAVMHHKVDVQALDCDFYVFSAHKLYGPTGIGVLYARESLLQEMPPWEGGGSMIATVSLSQGTTWTKAPWRFEAGTPNTGGIIGLGAAIEYVSALGLDNISEYEQFMMCYALEQLASVPDLTLYGPQARLGVIAFNLGKHHAYDVGSFLDNYGIAVRTGHHCAMPLMAYYNVPAMCRASIAMYNTQEEVDRLVTGLKRIHHLLG; via the coding sequence ATGACATTTCCGATTGAAAAAGTGCGGGCCGATTTTCCGGTCCTGACCCGTGAAGTGAACGGCCTGCCGCTGGCGTATCTGGACAGCGCTGCCAGCGCGCAAAAGCCGAATCAGGTGATTGATGCCGAAGCTGAGTTTTACCGCCATGGCTATGCGGCGGTTCACCGTGGTATTCATACCTTAAGCGCCCAGGCGACGGAAAAAATGGAGAATGTGCGTAAGCTGGCGTCGCTGTTTATTAATGCCCGCTCCGCTGAAGAACTGGTATTTGTGCGTGGCACGACCGAGGGCATTAATCTGGTAGCCAACAGTTGGGGCACCAGCAATGTGCGGGCGGGGGATAACATCATCATCAGTGAGATGGAACACCACGCCAACATCGTGCCATGGCAGATGCTGTGTGCCCGCGTGGGTGCTGAGCTGCGTGTCATCCCCCTGAATGCTGATGGCACCTTGCAGTTGGATACTCTGCCAACTCTGTTCGACGAACGCACCCAACTGCTGGCGATTACCCATGTATCCAACGTGCTGGGCACCGAAAACCCGTTAGCAGAGATGATTGCGCTGGCGCATCAGCACGGGGCAAAAGTGCTGGTCGATGGTGCGCAGGCGGTGATGCACCATAAAGTAGACGTGCAGGCGCTGGATTGCGACTTTTATGTCTTCTCCGCCCATAAGCTGTATGGACCCACCGGCATTGGCGTGCTGTATGCCCGTGAGTCGTTGTTGCAGGAGATGCCGCCCTGGGAAGGCGGGGGTTCAATGATAGCAACGGTTAGCCTGAGCCAGGGAACCACCTGGACGAAAGCGCCGTGGCGTTTTGAAGCGGGAACGCCCAATACCGGCGGTATTATCGGCCTGGGCGCTGCCATTGAATATGTGAGTGCGCTGGGTCTGGATAACATCAGCGAGTACGAGCAGTTCATGATGTGCTACGCGCTAGAACAGCTGGCCAGTGTGCCGGATCTGACGTTGTACGGTCCGCAGGCGCGTCTGGGCGTCATCGCGTTTAACCTCGGTAAACACCACGCCTACGACGTGGGTAGTTTTCTTGATAACTACGGTATTGCCGTACGCACCGGGCACCACTGCGCCATGCCGTTGATGGCATATTATAACGTCCCTGCGATGTGCCGGGCCTCGATTGCCATGTACAACACTCAGGAAGAGGTGGATCGACTGGTAACGGGACTTAAACGTATTCATCACTTATTGGGATAA
- the sufE gene encoding cysteine desulfuration protein SufE has translation MAALPDKEKLLRNFLRCANWEEKYLYIIELGQRLPELNADDRCEKNSIQGCQSQVWITMRQNADGIIELQGDSDAAIVKGLIAVVFILYDRMTAEDIVRFDVRPWFEKMALTQHLTPSRSQGLEAMIRAIRTQAATLS, from the coding sequence ATGGCTGCGCTACCGGATAAAGAAAAGTTGTTGCGTAATTTTCTGCGCTGCGCGAACTGGGAAGAGAAGTATCTGTATATCATTGAATTAGGTCAGCGTTTACCAGAATTAAATGCTGATGATCGCTGTGAGAAAAATAGTATTCAGGGCTGTCAGAGTCAGGTATGGATAACAATGCGTCAGAATGCTGACGGAATTATTGAATTACAGGGCGACAGTGATGCGGCAATTGTGAAAGGACTGATTGCTGTGGTATTCATTTTATATGATCGAATGACTGCCGAAGATATTGTGCGTTTTGATGTGCGTCCGTGGTTCGAGAAAATGGCGCTGACGCAACATCTCACGCCATCGCGTTCACAGGGGCTGGAAGCGATGATTCGCGCTATTCGTACGCAAGCGGCAACTCTTAGCTAA
- the ldtE gene encoding L,D-transpeptidase LdtE yields MKRASIITLMLIGAYSAIQAAWAVDYPLPAANSRLVGQNQTYTVQEGDKNLQAIARRFDTAAMLILEANNTIAPVPSPGTLITIPSQLLLPDAPREGIIVNLAELRLYYFPPGENIVQVFPIGIGLQGLETPVMETRVGQKIPNPTWTPTPGIRKRSLERGITLPPVVPAGPNNPLGRFALRLAHGNGEYLIHGTSAPDSVGLRVSSGCIRMNAPDIKALFAQVRIGTPVRVINEPIKYAIEPNGMRYVEVHRPLSPEEEQNVQTMPYVLPAGFTQFKDSKAVDLGLVDRALYRRAGYPVTVTAGQAPIVANGPEVKSAQNGLPEAGDVRTMQ; encoded by the coding sequence ATGAAACGCGCGTCTATTATTACTCTAATGCTAATTGGCGCTTACAGCGCTATACAGGCCGCCTGGGCGGTCGATTATCCTTTGCCTGCGGCGAACAGTCGTCTTGTCGGGCAGAATCAAACCTACACCGTGCAGGAAGGCGATAAAAACTTGCAGGCAATAGCCCGCCGGTTTGATACCGCCGCGATGCTGATCCTCGAAGCGAATAATACGATCGCCCCGGTACCCAGCCCCGGCACCCTGATTACGATTCCTTCGCAACTGCTGTTACCGGATGCGCCGCGCGAAGGTATTATTGTTAATCTGGCAGAATTGCGTCTGTATTATTTCCCGCCGGGAGAGAATATTGTTCAGGTATTCCCGATTGGCATTGGTTTACAGGGACTGGAGACCCCGGTGATGGAAACTCGGGTGGGACAGAAAATCCCTAACCCTACATGGACCCCAACACCAGGCATCCGTAAGCGTTCTCTGGAGCGCGGCATTACGCTACCCCCTGTAGTGCCCGCCGGGCCCAATAATCCGTTAGGACGCTTTGCGCTGCGTCTGGCGCATGGAAACGGTGAATACCTCATCCACGGTACCAGCGCACCCGACAGTGTAGGCCTGCGCGTCAGCTCTGGCTGTATTCGCATGAACGCGCCGGACATCAAAGCCCTGTTTGCTCAGGTCAGAATCGGCACGCCGGTCAGAGTGATTAATGAGCCGATAAAGTACGCCATCGAGCCTAACGGCATGCGTTATGTTGAAGTGCACCGACCATTGTCGCCAGAGGAAGAACAAAACGTACAGACCATGCCGTATGTACTGCCTGCCGGTTTTACCCAGTTTAAAGACAGTAAAGCCGTAGACCTGGGGCTGGTGGATCGGGCGCTGTATCGTCGGGCAGGTTATCCGGTTACCGTTACGGCCGGGCAGGCACCGATTGTGGCCAACGGGCCAGAGGTGAAGTCGGCACAGAATGGATTGCCAGAAGCAGGGGACGTGCGGACGATGCAGTAA
- the sufC gene encoding Fe-S cluster assembly ATPase SufC translates to MLSIKDLQVSVEEKAILRGLSLEVRPGEVHAIMGPNGSGKSTLSATLAGRDDYAVTGGTVEFNGKDLLELSPEDRAGEGIFMAFQYPVEIPGVSNQFFLQTALNAVRGYRGEDALDRFDFQDLMEEKIALLKMPEDLLTRSVNVGFSGGEKKRNDILQMAVLEPQLCILDESDSGLDIDALKIVADGVNSLRDGKRSFIIVTHYQRILDYIKPDYVHVLYQGRIVKSGDFTLVKQLEEQGYGWLSEQQ, encoded by the coding sequence ATGTTAAGCATTAAAGATTTACAGGTCAGCGTCGAAGAGAAGGCGATCCTGCGCGGGCTGAGCCTGGAGGTCCGCCCGGGTGAAGTTCACGCCATTATGGGACCGAACGGTTCAGGAAAAAGCACGCTGTCGGCAACATTGGCCGGGCGTGATGATTATGCCGTCACCGGGGGAACGGTGGAATTTAACGGTAAAGATTTACTGGAACTGTCGCCGGAGGACCGGGCCGGTGAAGGCATCTTTATGGCGTTTCAATACCCGGTGGAAATTCCCGGCGTCAGCAATCAATTTTTCCTGCAAACCGCGCTTAATGCAGTGCGCGGTTACCGTGGCGAAGACGCGCTGGATCGATTCGACTTCCAGGATTTGATGGAGGAGAAAATCGCGCTGTTGAAAATGCCGGAGGATTTGCTCACCCGCTCGGTAAACGTCGGTTTCTCCGGCGGTGAGAAAAAACGCAATGATATTTTGCAGATGGCGGTGCTGGAGCCTCAGCTGTGCATTCTCGACGAGTCTGATTCGGGGTTGGATATTGATGCGCTAAAAATTGTCGCTGATGGCGTCAATTCGCTGCGCGACGGCAAGCGTTCATTCATTATTGTCACCCACTATCAGCGCATCCTCGACTATATCAAACCCGATTACGTCCATGTTTTGTATCAGGGACGCATTGTTAAGTCCGGCGATTTCACGCTGGTTAAACAGCTGGAGGAGCAAGGATATGGCTGGCTTAGTGAACAGCAGTAA
- a CDS encoding LysR family transcriptional regulator, translating into MDRVMAATVFNHICDLGSLSAAARALGLSRPMVSRYLDEMEKWAGARLIHRSSRRLTITPAGEEALVKTRSLAQLSLDISAASAAEIPSGTLRVACAHFTAMHILAPVLPVFLARFPELRIEVEINNQPVSLVGERIDAAIRITDNPEPGTIARRLGDCESVLCASADYLRQHGIPQTLDCLAQHNCLYYSGFAGKSWHFDDEQGNAVSVAIKGNLSAGISALLCESALAGMGIALVPEQEAREGLARGQLIRLLPQLKPRRLPIYGLYLSREHQPAGLRLLLDALHEILV; encoded by the coding sequence ATGGACAGAGTCATGGCGGCAACGGTGTTTAACCACATCTGCGATTTGGGCAGCCTGAGCGCCGCAGCGCGCGCGCTGGGGCTTTCCCGTCCGATGGTCAGTCGCTACCTCGACGAGATGGAAAAATGGGCGGGTGCAAGGTTAATCCACCGTTCATCGCGTCGGCTGACCATTACGCCCGCGGGGGAAGAGGCGTTAGTGAAGACACGCTCGCTGGCGCAGCTGTCGCTGGATATCAGCGCCGCCAGCGCAGCAGAGATTCCTTCCGGCACGCTACGTGTGGCTTGTGCGCATTTTACTGCGATGCATATTTTGGCGCCGGTACTGCCCGTTTTTCTGGCGCGTTTCCCTGAACTGCGCATTGAGGTTGAGATTAACAATCAACCGGTGAGCCTGGTCGGTGAACGTATTGATGCGGCGATCCGCATTACGGATAATCCTGAACCGGGTACTATCGCCCGTCGTCTGGGTGACTGTGAGTCGGTGTTATGCGCCTCTGCGGACTACCTGCGCCAGCATGGCATTCCGCAAACCCTGGACTGTCTCGCCCAGCATAATTGCCTTTACTACAGCGGGTTTGCCGGAAAATCATGGCACTTTGATGATGAGCAGGGCAACGCTGTATCGGTGGCGATAAAGGGAAATCTCAGCGCGGGGATCTCTGCGCTATTATGTGAGTCGGCGTTGGCTGGTATGGGTATTGCGCTGGTGCCGGAACAAGAGGCGCGTGAAGGGCTGGCACGCGGCCAGTTGATCCGGCTTTTGCCCCAACTCAAGCCGCGACGTCTGCCAATTTACGGCTTATACCTGTCTCGTGAGCATCAACCGGCAGGGCTGCGTCTGCTATTGGATGCCCTGCATGAGATTCTGGTCTGA
- the sufB gene encoding Fe-S cluster assembly protein SufB, with translation MSRNTEATDDVNTWAGGHLNYKEGFFTQLKTDELAKGINEEVVRAISAKRNEPDWMLAFRLDAFKAWLTMEEPHWLKAHYDKLNYQDYSYYSAPSCGNCDETCASEPGAVQQTGANAFLSKEVEDAFEQLGVPVREGREVAVDAIFDSVSVATTYREKLAEQGIIFCSFGEAIHDHPELVKKYLGTVVPGNDNFFAALNAAVASDGTFIYVPKGVRCPMELSTYFRINAEKTGQFERTILVADEGSYVSYIEGCSAPVRDSYQLHAAVVEVIIHKDAEVKYSTVQNWFPGDGNTGGILNFVTKRALCEGENSKMSWTQSETGSAITWKYPSCILRGDNSIGEFYSVALTSGHQQADTGTKMIHIGKNTKSTIISKGISAGHSQNSYRGLVKIMPTATNARNYTQCDSMLIGADCGAHTFPYVECRNNSAQLEHEATTSRIGEDQLFYCLQRGISEEDAISMIVNGFCKDVFSELPLEFAVEAQKLLAISLEHSVG, from the coding sequence ATGTCGCGTAACACTGAAGCAACTGACGATGTCAACACCTGGGCTGGCGGACACCTCAATTATAAAGAGGGATTCTTCACCCAACTAAAAACTGATGAACTGGCGAAGGGCATCAATGAAGAGGTCGTGCGGGCGATTTCCGCGAAACGCAACGAACCGGACTGGATGCTGGCATTTCGCCTGGATGCGTTTAAGGCGTGGCTGACGATGGAGGAGCCGCACTGGTTAAAAGCGCATTACGATAAGCTGAATTATCAGGATTACAGCTATTACTCCGCACCTTCCTGCGGCAACTGCGATGAGACCTGCGCCTCCGAGCCGGGAGCGGTACAGCAAACGGGCGCGAATGCGTTTTTAAGTAAAGAGGTTGAGGACGCTTTCGAACAACTTGGCGTGCCGGTACGTGAAGGGCGAGAAGTGGCGGTCGATGCTATTTTTGACTCGGTATCGGTGGCGACCACCTATCGTGAAAAGCTGGCGGAGCAAGGCATTATTTTCTGCTCGTTCGGTGAGGCCATTCATGATCACCCGGAACTGGTGAAAAAATATCTCGGCACGGTGGTGCCGGGCAACGACAATTTCTTTGCCGCGCTGAATGCAGCGGTTGCCTCAGACGGTACGTTTATCTATGTGCCGAAAGGCGTGCGCTGCCCAATGGAGCTTTCCACCTATTTTCGTATTAATGCGGAAAAAACCGGGCAATTTGAACGCACTATCCTGGTGGCGGATGAAGGCAGCTACGTCAGCTACATTGAAGGATGTTCTGCTCCGGTGCGCGACAGCTATCAGCTGCACGCGGCGGTGGTGGAAGTGATCATCCACAAAGATGCTGAAGTGAAATACTCGACGGTGCAAAACTGGTTCCCTGGCGATGGCAACACCGGCGGCATTCTGAACTTCGTGACCAAACGTGCACTGTGTGAAGGCGAAAACAGCAAAATGTCGTGGACCCAGTCGGAAACTGGCTCGGCCATCACCTGGAAATACCCCAGCTGTATTTTGCGTGGCGACAACTCCATCGGCGAATTCTACTCCGTTGCGTTGACCAGCGGTCATCAGCAGGCCGATACCGGCACCAAGATGATCCACATCGGCAAGAACACCAAATCGACCATTATCTCGAAAGGGATCTCCGCCGGGCACAGCCAGAACAGCTATCGCGGCCTGGTAAAAATCATGCCGACGGCCACCAACGCCCGTAACTATACCCAGTGTGACTCGATGCTGATTGGTGCGGACTGCGGGGCGCACACCTTCCCGTACGTAGAGTGTCGCAACAACAGCGCCCAGCTTGAACACGAAGCCACCACCTCACGTATTGGTGAAGACCAGCTGTTCTACTGTCTGCAGCGCGGTATCAGCGAAGAAGACGCCATCTCGATGATCGTCAACGGGTTCTGTAAAGACGTGTTCTCTGAACTGCCGCTGGAGTTCGCTGTTGAAGCGCAAAAACTTCTCGCCATCAGCCTTGAACACAGCGTCGGTTAA
- the pykF gene encoding pyruvate kinase PykF, protein MKKTKIVCTIGPKTESEEMLTKMLDAGMNVMRLNFSHGDYAEHGQRIKNLRNVMSKTGKKAAILLDTKGPEIRTIKLEGGNDVSLKAGQTFTFTTDKSVVGNNEIVAVTYEGFTNDLSVGNTVLVDDGLIGMEVTAIEGNKVICKVLNNGDLGENKGVNLPGVSIALPALAEKDKQDLIFGCEQGVDFVAASFIRKRSDVIEIREHLKAHGGENIQIISKIENQEGLNNFDEILEASDGIMVARGDLGVEIPVEEVIFAQKMMIEKCVRARKVVITATQMLDSMIKNPRPTRAEAGDVANAILDGTDAVMLSGESAKGKYPLEAVSIMATICERTDRVMTSRLDNSHDNRKLRITEAVCRGAVETAEKLEAPLIVVATQGGKSAKAVRKYFPNATILALTTNEVTARQLVLSKGVVPHLVKEIASTDDFYRLGKEVALQLVERGLAQKGDVVVMVSGALVPSGTTNTASVHVL, encoded by the coding sequence ATGAAAAAGACGAAAATTGTTTGCACCATCGGTCCGAAAACCGAATCCGAAGAGATGTTAACCAAAATGCTGGACGCGGGCATGAACGTCATGCGTCTGAACTTCTCCCACGGCGATTACGCAGAACACGGTCAGCGCATTAAGAACTTGCGCAACGTGATGAGCAAGACCGGCAAGAAAGCGGCCATCCTGCTCGACACTAAAGGTCCGGAAATCCGTACCATTAAACTGGAAGGCGGTAACGACGTTTCTCTGAAAGCGGGTCAGACCTTCACGTTCACCACCGACAAATCTGTCGTAGGTAACAACGAAATCGTTGCTGTTACTTATGAAGGCTTCACCAATGACCTGTCCGTTGGCAACACCGTGCTGGTTGACGATGGTCTGATCGGCATGGAAGTTACCGCAATCGAAGGTAACAAAGTTATCTGTAAAGTGCTGAACAACGGCGACCTGGGCGAAAACAAAGGCGTTAACCTGCCGGGCGTTTCTATCGCGCTGCCAGCACTGGCTGAAAAAGACAAACAGGACCTGATCTTCGGTTGCGAGCAAGGCGTTGACTTCGTTGCGGCGTCCTTTATCCGTAAACGTTCTGACGTCATTGAAATTCGTGAGCACCTGAAAGCGCACGGCGGCGAAAACATTCAGATCATCTCCAAAATCGAAAACCAGGAAGGCCTGAACAACTTCGACGAGATCCTCGAAGCGTCTGACGGCATCATGGTTGCACGTGGCGATCTGGGCGTAGAAATCCCGGTTGAAGAAGTTATCTTCGCGCAGAAGATGATGATCGAAAAATGCGTGCGCGCACGTAAAGTGGTTATCACCGCGACTCAGATGCTGGACTCCATGATCAAAAACCCACGTCCGACCCGTGCTGAAGCCGGTGACGTGGCAAACGCCATCCTCGACGGTACTGATGCAGTCATGCTGTCTGGTGAATCCGCTAAAGGTAAATACCCGCTGGAAGCCGTTTCTATCATGGCAACCATCTGTGAACGTACCGACCGCGTGATGACCAGCCGTCTGGACAACAGCCATGACAACCGCAAACTGCGTATTACCGAAGCCGTTTGCCGTGGTGCTGTAGAAACCGCTGAAAAACTGGAAGCTCCGCTGATCGTCGTAGCGACCCAGGGTGGTAAATCTGCTAAAGCCGTACGTAAATACTTCCCGAACGCGACCATTCTGGCGCTGACCACCAACGAAGTGACTGCGCGTCAGCTGGTTCTCAGCAAAGGCGTGGTGCCGCACCTGGTGAAAGAAATCGCTTCTACTGATGATTTCTACCGTCTGGGTAAAGAAGTTGCGCTGCAGTTAGTTGAGCGCGGCCTGGCACAGAAAGGTGACGTTGTAGTGATGGTTTCCGGTGCGCTGGTACCGAGCGGCACCACCAACACGGCATCTGTTCACGTGCTGTAA
- the sufA gene encoding Fe-S cluster assembly scaffold SufA yields the protein MELHSGTFNPNDFAWRGLTLTSAAAAHIRELVAKQPDMLGVRLGVKQTGCAGFGYVLDTVSQPEKDDLVFETDGARLYVPLQAMPFIDGTEVDFVREGLNQLFKFHNPKAQNECGCGESFGV from the coding sequence ATGGAATTGCATTCAGGAACATTTAATCCGAACGATTTTGCATGGCGTGGGTTGACGTTAACGTCAGCCGCAGCGGCGCATATTCGTGAACTGGTGGCGAAACAGCCCGATATGCTGGGCGTGCGGTTAGGCGTGAAGCAAACAGGATGTGCGGGGTTTGGCTATGTGCTGGATACCGTCAGCCAACCGGAAAAAGACGATCTGGTGTTCGAAACTGATGGCGCCAGGCTGTATGTGCCGTTACAGGCGATGCCGTTTATTGACGGAACCGAAGTCGATTTTGTTCGTGAAGGATTAAATCAGTTATTTAAATTTCATAACCCGAAAGCCCAGAACGAATGCGGCTGTGGCGAAAGTTTTGGGGTATAG
- the lpp gene encoding murein lipoprotein Lpp, with the protein MNRTKLVLGAVILGSTLLAGCSSNAKIDQLSSDVQTLNAKVDQLSNDVNAMRSDVQAAKDDAARANQRLDNAATKYRK; encoded by the coding sequence ATGAATCGTACTAAACTGGTACTGGGCGCGGTAATCCTGGGTTCTACTCTGCTGGCAGGTTGCTCCAGCAATGCTAAAATCGATCAGCTGTCTTCTGACGTTCAGACTCTGAACGCTAAAGTTGACCAGCTGAGCAACGACGTGAACGCAATGCGTTCCGACGTTCAGGCTGCTAAAGATGACGCAGCACGCGCTAACCAGCGTCTGGACAACGCAGCTACTAAATACCGTAAGTAA
- the sufD gene encoding Fe-S cluster assembly protein SufD → MAGLVNSSNVLQQWHHLFESQGETRSQHAQQHLQQMLRLGLPTRKHEDWKYTPLEGLTSSQFVSHLAAITPAQCEALAAGIDAVRLVFVDGQFCEALSDSTDGSGFDITVDDAHLSLPAPIQPEVFLHLTESLSRSVTHIKVKRNQRPAKPLLLMHITQGVAGDDVNTAHYRHHLELAEGAEATLIEYFVSLNTLKHFTGARVTMNVAANAHLQHIKLAFENPVSHHFAHNDIQLGADATAVSHSFLLGDAVLRHNTSTQLNGENTTLRINSLAMPVKNEVCDTRTWLEHNKGYCNSRQLHKTIVSDKGRAVFNGLINVAQHAIKTDGQMTNNNLLLGKLSEVDTKPQLEIYADDVKCSHGATVGRIDDEQMFYLRSRGIGQQDAQQMILYAFAAELTEALSDETLKQQVLARIAQRLPGGVA, encoded by the coding sequence ATGGCTGGCTTAGTGAACAGCAGTAATGTGCTGCAGCAGTGGCATCACTTGTTTGAGTCACAGGGCGAAACCCGCTCGCAGCACGCGCAGCAGCACTTACAGCAGATGCTGCGTCTTGGGCTGCCTACGCGTAAGCATGAAGACTGGAAATACACGCCGCTGGAAGGATTAACCAGTAGCCAGTTTGTTAGTCATCTTGCCGCGATAACCCCGGCGCAGTGCGAGGCGTTAGCCGCTGGCATTGATGCTGTGCGTCTGGTGTTTGTCGACGGGCAATTCTGCGAAGCGCTTAGCGACAGCACGGACGGTAGCGGCTTTGACATTACCGTTGACGATGCGCACCTGTCGCTACCGGCACCGATTCAGCCAGAAGTTTTTCTGCATCTGACGGAAAGCCTGTCGCGCAGTGTGACGCATATCAAGGTGAAGCGTAATCAGCGCCCGGCGAAACCACTGCTGTTGATGCACATCACCCAGGGAGTGGCGGGCGATGACGTCAATACCGCGCATTATCGCCACCACCTTGAACTGGCGGAGGGCGCAGAAGCCACCCTCATCGAATATTTTGTCAGCCTCAACACGCTGAAGCACTTTACCGGCGCGCGCGTTACGATGAACGTGGCGGCCAATGCCCACTTGCAGCATATCAAGCTGGCGTTTGAGAACCCGGTCAGCCATCACTTCGCCCATAACGACATTCAGCTGGGCGCAGATGCTACGGCGGTGAGCCACAGTTTTTTGCTCGGCGACGCGGTGTTGCGTCATAACACCAGCACCCAACTGAACGGCGAAAACACCACGCTGCGGATTAACAGTCTGGCGATGCCGGTGAAAAACGAAGTCTGCGATACCCGCACCTGGCTTGAGCATAACAAAGGCTATTGCAACAGCCGCCAACTGCATAAAACCATCGTCAGCGATAAAGGTCGGGCGGTGTTCAATGGTCTGATCAACGTGGCGCAGCACGCGATTAAAACCGATGGACAGATGACGAACAATAATTTGCTGCTCGGTAAGCTGTCGGAAGTGGACACCAAACCGCAACTGGAAATCTATGCCGATGACGTGAAATGCAGCCACGGCGCGACGGTAGGGCGGATCGACGATGAGCAGATGTTCTATCTGCGCTCGCGTGGGATCGGCCAGCAGGATGCTCAACAGATGATTCTCTATGCGTTTGCCGCTGAGCTGACGGAAGCCCTGAGCGATGAAACGCTTAAACAACAGGTTCTGGCGCGTATAGCCCAACGCCTGCCGGGAGGCGTAGCATGA